Proteins encoded within one genomic window of Bacillus sp. F19:
- the rfbD gene encoding dTDP-4-dehydrorhamnose reductase: protein MNIMITGASGQLGKELCRQLSQTNTVTGLSRNQMDMTKKDEVFNHIQQLKPELIIHSAAFTAVDQCEADRKKAFNINWRGTSYVTEAAGEVNAKLIYISSDYVFDGKKKAPYTEKDHPYPLSIYGLSKLYGEQCVLTYKKGTIIRTSWLFGHEGKNFVKTILHLAKQKKNWKVVNDQIGSPTYVKDLTEILIKLIDKKTGIYHVANSGSCSWYEFAKTILKEGGSPEMVTPVSSEYYGAKAKRPAYSVLAHDALTREKLGPMRSWEEALKEYFQREKEHD, encoded by the coding sequence ATGAATATCATGATTACAGGGGCATCTGGTCAGCTGGGAAAAGAGCTCTGCAGGCAACTGAGTCAAACAAACACTGTTACGGGTCTCAGCAGGAATCAAATGGACATGACAAAAAAAGATGAAGTTTTCAATCATATTCAGCAGCTGAAGCCTGAACTGATTATTCATTCAGCAGCATTCACGGCAGTCGATCAGTGTGAGGCTGATCGAAAGAAAGCATTTAATATCAATTGGCGCGGCACATCTTACGTTACTGAAGCTGCTGGAGAGGTGAATGCGAAACTCATTTATATTAGTTCAGATTATGTATTTGACGGCAAAAAAAAAGCTCCTTATACAGAAAAAGACCATCCTTATCCGCTTTCAATTTATGGTTTAAGCAAGCTGTACGGGGAACAGTGTGTTCTAACGTATAAAAAAGGCACAATCATCCGAACATCCTGGCTGTTTGGGCATGAAGGAAAAAATTTTGTCAAAACCATTCTTCACCTAGCAAAGCAAAAGAAGAATTGGAAGGTAGTAAATGATCAGATAGGCTCTCCTACCTACGTGAAGGATTTAACTGAAATCCTGATCAAGCTTATTGATAAAAAAACGGGTATCTATCATGTTGCCAATTCCGGATCTTGCTCCTGGTATGAGTTTGCAAAAACCATTCTTAAAGAAGGAGGAAGTCCTGAAATGGTTACTCCAGTTTCATCCGAATATTACGGAGCAAAGGCAAAGAGACCGGCTTATTCTGTTTTAGCTCATGATGCACTGACCAGAGAGAAACTCGGTCCGATGCGTTCATGGGAAGAAGCATTAAAAGAATACTTTCAAAGGGAGAAAGAGCATGATTGA
- a CDS encoding dTDP-4-dehydrorhamnose 3,5-epimerase family protein, with product MIEGVKVKKLIKHCDDRGFFAELIRDDEPELLSRFGQTSWSMSYPGVIKAFHYHEKQDDLWFFPSGNAQVVLYDLRERSPSNGQTDVYYMGEENPILLLIPKGVAHGYRVLGEKPAVIIYFTTESYNALNPDEKRIPWNDPAIGFNWKTEHR from the coding sequence ATGATTGAAGGGGTAAAGGTAAAAAAGCTTATTAAGCACTGTGATGATCGCGGATTTTTTGCAGAATTGATTAGAGATGATGAACCTGAACTGCTTTCCCGTTTCGGTCAGACATCCTGGTCTATGAGCTACCCTGGAGTTATTAAAGCGTTTCATTATCATGAAAAGCAGGATGACCTTTGGTTTTTTCCTTCGGGCAATGCACAAGTTGTTCTTTATGATCTTCGCGAGAGATCTCCTTCTAATGGGCAAACTGATGTCTATTACATGGGCGAAGAAAATCCAATTCTGCTCCTGATTCCAAAAGGTGTAGCGCATGGGTACAGGGTTCTTGGAGAGAAGCCTGCTGTTATTATTTATTTTACAACTGAGTCCTATAATGCACTGAACCCTGATGAAAAAAGGATTCCATGGAATGATCCGGCAATCGGATTTAACTGGAAAACGGAACATAGATAA
- a CDS encoding glycosyltransferase family 2 protein, whose amino-acid sequence MKSNLNQSSLTSIIILTHNGLSFTRKCISSIFEHTPEPIELIIVDNTSTDGTIPYLKTLSNTAVIANKENKGFPAGCNQGLKIAKGENIVLLNNDTVVTNEWLKRLLWCLDNQPQAGIAGPRSNLVLPHQAVRSASYKTLDQMHDFAHSLSGKYDQQGNQADHISGLCMVFKKSLADAIGGLDERFSPGYYEDTDFSLRAQIYGKKLWVANDVFIHHYGNSSFKTNRVMQIKTVKSSEKKFFNKWNMKDLSQIADIVEKEKPFKLERHYVPF is encoded by the coding sequence CCTCTCTAACTTCGATTATTATTCTTACTCATAATGGACTTTCCTTTACCAGGAAGTGTATCTCAAGCATCTTTGAACATACACCAGAACCAATAGAGCTTATCATTGTTGACAACACTTCAACAGATGGAACGATTCCTTATTTGAAAACACTTTCTAATACTGCTGTCATTGCAAACAAAGAAAATAAAGGCTTTCCTGCCGGCTGCAATCAAGGGCTTAAAATAGCAAAAGGCGAAAACATTGTGCTCTTAAACAATGATACAGTTGTCACAAATGAATGGCTTAAAAGACTGCTATGGTGTCTGGATAACCAGCCTCAAGCAGGCATCGCCGGTCCAAGATCAAATTTAGTTCTTCCTCATCAGGCCGTTCGTTCCGCCTCCTATAAAACACTTGATCAAATGCATGACTTTGCCCATTCTTTATCAGGAAAATATGATCAGCAAGGAAATCAGGCTGATCATATAAGCGGTCTATGCATGGTTTTCAAAAAAAGTCTGGCAGATGCAATTGGGGGACTTGATGAACGGTTTTCACCGGGGTATTACGAAGATACAGATTTTTCACTGAGGGCGCAAATCTATGGAAAAAAGCTATGGGTGGCAAATGATGTTTTTATCCATCATTACGGGAACAGCAGTTTTAAAACGAATCGTGTTATGCAGATTAAAACGGTTAAAAGCAGTGAAAAGAAATTTTTTAATAAATGGAACATGAAGGACCTAAGCCAGATTGCAGATATAGTCGAAAAAGAAAAGCCTTTTAAGTTGGAACGTCATTACGTTCCGTTTTAA